A region of the Pirellulales bacterium genome:
GCTCCACCATCCGCTCCACGCTGAACTCGCGCAGCATGCGTGCGCGGCCGGCACTGCCGAGGCGGCGCGCCAGCTCGACCTCGTTGAAGAGTCGGTCGGTGTGGCGGGCAAAGGCCGCGCAATCGCCGACCGGTACCAGATAGCCCGTCTCGCCCGGCACGACGAGATCTCGCGTCCCTGCAATGTCGGTCGCCACGACCGGCACCCCGGCCGACATCGCCTCCATGACCGAGTTGGGCTGCCCTTCATAGGCGCTGCCCAGCCACAACACGTCGAAATGCGGTATCAGCCGCGGGACATCGTTCCGCTGGCCGAGAAAATGAACCCGGTCGTCGATCTGGCATTTGTGGCGGAAACGTCGCAACCGGTCGAACTGCGGACCTTCGCCGACGATCAACAGGTGAAAGTCCTCGCGGATCACCTTGAGGATGTCGGCCCCCCAGATCAGATCCTTGAGACGCTTCTGCGGCCAGAGCCGTCCCACGGCGCCGATCAGCTTCGCATCCGGGGGTAAGTTCAGCTCGGCCAGCAAGGCCTCGCGCGTCACGTCGCTCGGCGGCGCTGGCGGCACGCCGTTAGGAATGACCGCGAACTTGTCGGCTGCGATGCCCTTGCCGATGTAAAAGTCGCGCACGCCGCTCGAGTTCACCACCACCCGATCGCTACGCCGGGCCAGGTAGCGATCGATCGCCAGCTCGTGCCATGCCTTCCACAGGTCGACGCAACGCTCCGCGCCGACGATGTGGGGCACTCCCGCGCGGAGCGCCGCGGCACGCCCATACGCATTGGCGGCGAAGAGCCACGTATGTACCAGGTCGGGCCGCAATCGCTTCAGCTCTCGAGTGAGGCGCTGCAGTGCGCCGGGATCGAGCTTCCAGCGCTTGTCGATGGCCGTGACGGGAATGCCCGTGGCGTCGAGGTCGGCACGCAGCGGGCCCCCCGCGGTGAGCGTGATGACGTGAACGTCGAAGTCGGCGCGCGCCAGGCCCTGCGCCAGCAGCACGAGCTGCTTTTCGGCTCCCCCGCGAACCAGGGTCGGAA
Encoded here:
- a CDS encoding glycosyltransferase, whose product is MSRRIVQIIPTLVRGGAEKQLVLLAQGLARADFDVHVITLTAGGPLRADLDATGIPVTAIDKRWKLDPGALQRLTRELKRLRPDLVHTWLFAANAYGRAAALRAGVPHIVGAERCVDLWKAWHELAIDRYLARRSDRVVVNSSGVRDFYIGKGIAADKFAVIPNGVPPAPPSDVTREALLAELNLPPDAKLIGAVGRLWPQKRLKDLIWGADILKVIREDFHLLIVGEGPQFDRLRRFRHKCQIDDRVHFLGQRNDVPRLIPHFDVLWLGSAYEGQPNSVMEAMSAGVPVVATDIAGTRDLVVPGETGYLVPVGDCAAFARHTDRLFNEVELARRLGSAGRARMLREFSVERMVERHIALYRELLGG